A region of Lycium barbarum isolate Lr01 chromosome 1, ASM1917538v2, whole genome shotgun sequence DNA encodes the following proteins:
- the LOC132645414 gene encoding PHD finger protein ALFIN-LIKE 3-like isoform X1, with protein sequence MDGEEEQYNPRTVEDVFRDFKGRRAALIKALTTDVEEFYQQCDPEKENLCLYGLPNEQWEVNLPAEEVPPELPEPALGINFARDGMQEKDWLALVAVHSDSWLLSVAFYFGARFGFDKPSRKRLFNMINDLPTIYEVVTGAVKKQQKEKSSTHSGKKSKSNSKAQRAPNHQEKFTKLQPKDEEEGLDEQQDEDEHGETLCGACGENYAADEFWICCDICEKWFHGNCVKITPARAEHIKQYKCPSCSNKRARVDI encoded by the exons ATGGACGGTGAAGAAGAACAGTATAATCCTCGTACTGTTGAGGATGTTTTTAGGGATTTCAAAGGTCGTCGTGCTGCCTTAATTAAGGCTCTTACCACAG ATGTGGAAGAATTTTATCAGCAGTGTGATCCTG AGAAGGAAAACTTGTGCTTATACGGACTCCCAAATGAACAATGGGAGGTCAATCTGCCTGCTGAAGAAGTACCACCAGAGCTCCCTGAGCCTGCTCTTGGTATTAACTTTGCTAGAGATGGGATGCAAGAAAAGGACTGGCTAGCCTTAGTTGCTGTCCATAGTGACTCTTGGTTGCTTTCTGTTGCCTTCTATTTTGGTGCTAGATTTGGATTTGATAAACCCAGCAG GAAGAGGCTTTTCAACATGATAAATGATCTGCCTACAATATATGAAGTAGTTACTGGTGCTGTAAAGAAACAACAGAAAGAAAAATCTTCCACCCACAGTGGCAAAAAATCCAAGTCAAATTCCAAGGCG CAGAGGGCACCAAATCATCAGGAGAAGTTTACAAAGTTGCAGCCTAAAGATGAAGAGGAGGGCTTGGATGAGCAGCAGGACGAAGATGAGCATGGCGAGACACTCTGTGGTGCCTGTGGAGAGAATTATGCAGCAGATGAATTTTGGATATGCTGCGACATATGTGAGAAGTGGTTCCACGGAAATTGTGTGAAGATTACCCCTGCCAGGGCTGAGCATATTAAGCAATACAAGTGTCCATCTTGTAGCAACAAGAGAGCTCGAGTTGACATATAA
- the LOC132645414 gene encoding PHD finger protein ALFIN-LIKE 3-like isoform X2 gives MDGEEEQYNPRTVEDVFRDFKGRRAALIKALTTDVEEFYQQCDPEKENLCLYGLPNEQWEVNLPAEEVPPELPEPALGINFARDGMQEKDWLALVAVHSDSWLLSVAFYFGARFGFDKPSRKRLFNMINDLPTIYEVVTGAVKKQQKEKSSTHSGKKSKSNSKARAPNHQEKFTKLQPKDEEEGLDEQQDEDEHGETLCGACGENYAADEFWICCDICEKWFHGNCVKITPARAEHIKQYKCPSCSNKRARVDI, from the exons ATGGACGGTGAAGAAGAACAGTATAATCCTCGTACTGTTGAGGATGTTTTTAGGGATTTCAAAGGTCGTCGTGCTGCCTTAATTAAGGCTCTTACCACAG ATGTGGAAGAATTTTATCAGCAGTGTGATCCTG AGAAGGAAAACTTGTGCTTATACGGACTCCCAAATGAACAATGGGAGGTCAATCTGCCTGCTGAAGAAGTACCACCAGAGCTCCCTGAGCCTGCTCTTGGTATTAACTTTGCTAGAGATGGGATGCAAGAAAAGGACTGGCTAGCCTTAGTTGCTGTCCATAGTGACTCTTGGTTGCTTTCTGTTGCCTTCTATTTTGGTGCTAGATTTGGATTTGATAAACCCAGCAG GAAGAGGCTTTTCAACATGATAAATGATCTGCCTACAATATATGAAGTAGTTACTGGTGCTGTAAAGAAACAACAGAAAGAAAAATCTTCCACCCACAGTGGCAAAAAATCCAAGTCAAATTCCAAGGCG AGGGCACCAAATCATCAGGAGAAGTTTACAAAGTTGCAGCCTAAAGATGAAGAGGAGGGCTTGGATGAGCAGCAGGACGAAGATGAGCATGGCGAGACACTCTGTGGTGCCTGTGGAGAGAATTATGCAGCAGATGAATTTTGGATATGCTGCGACATATGTGAGAAGTGGTTCCACGGAAATTGTGTGAAGATTACCCCTGCCAGGGCTGAGCATATTAAGCAATACAAGTGTCCATCTTGTAGCAACAAGAGAGCTCGAGTTGACATATAA